In Glycine soja cultivar W05 chromosome 10, ASM419377v2, whole genome shotgun sequence, the genomic stretch TCAGAGAAATTGCATGAGGGATACTACAatctggggggggggggggggggggggggaatctAGGAAATCCTCAtaccaaaatttaaaagaatgtgAGTgttatatagataaaaaaaaaaaaaaaaaacaaaggtattgagttttgttgatttcattttttggggGGAGATGTTTAGGTTAatgtttttctactttttttagaattttctcaATCATTGTCTAcgctgtataatttttttttattaatagtaatATTAGAATCGTCGAGTTTTAtgtagtaacatttttttttgttagataaATTGAGTTGGGCTAATTAGCCAAAACGTCCACAATTACATTTTAAAGGTTGTGTGGGCCTTCTATCTATAGCTTCCTCACATGCAAACGGAGACAAAAAGTATCTGATTTGCCCAACATTCTAAAGCTGAAAACCGCGTCACTGCACGAATGAATAActaattatcattaatttagtaatataatttaatcattatcAAAAGCGTGTTGATAAAATTTTTGGCTCCTTTTTTTTAGAAGTAAGAACACTATTTCGGTTCAATTTGTAAAATgttagatttatttttcttttaaatagtgGAAGAAAATTGTTTTGGTTTAATACgcaaataatgaataaaatcgttagttgtatatttttataagaaatttatAATGACTACACTTATTGCAATTCTTTTATctggaaatttaaaaatattatgataacgacaattaaaattttataagtataGGTCATTTTCAAAATGTATTCGAGTCATATTTCAAACAGCATTGAAGAAGAATATTATACGACATCAATCAGTTTACTTTAAGTCATTCTATGAGATTATAGTACTAAATAATGCAATTGAAAgattgaagaataaaatgtactctgtactaaaaaaattgtaccAATCCCATTTACACATGAGTAACGGTTATGTGCCATTCATTTCTCATCAATTAACTATTCCttcattaccaaaaaaataaaaaaattatctattccttgacgggaaaaaaaaaacccatctAGATtacatcaaataattaataattatataaaataatctttaaGAATCTTATCCTATCAGGTACAAAGATAAAGCTAATCTTTGCCAATTATTGCAGTGTTCATGCACGCTGAGCACCACTTTTTTTCCCCTGGTTCAACAATAGTTCATAAGCACTCAAATTACTTCTAGAGACCCATGCAGATTCCTTTTCcgagactttttttttcttctattttttcctAAGCAAATAATATATGATCTCTTCCTTCAATAGAACTGAAGTGTTGATTATATATTGAGAATTTTCTTACAAATGGCAGAAATTGTGgcttttgaattaaaattgttaACTGGTTCCCATAAAGTTGCCTTCCAtagtgattttaattttgtacaTAGCAGAAAATGATATTCAATGTATTCGTAGACAAACGTGAAgggctttttgttttttttcttcttaaaataaagttaataaaaatttgtCCGTATATGTAACATTCTTCATCCAACTACTTTGGTGCATGGACATTAGGAAACCAAGTGTGAAGAGGGTATAGAGGACCTACACGGTTGCAATGAGATCAATGGCAGCATTTTCTTACCAAAACAGTGAGTTAGGTGCTGCATATATAAGCCGTtattcttttccccccttttgaTCTAAAAAGATTGAAACTTTACTGTGAAGAAGAGCTACATAAAGGACCCACCATTATCTCACTTGCCCCCTTTGGATTTTTTGGTGAAATTTTTCTTCTCCGCTCCCTTCTTTGACTGGCAGATATGTAATGTAAGATATCAATGCAATGTACATAAACATGATCTCTcaaattttgtgctcttatTAATCCTTGTATACAAAATACCTTGATAGTTTGTAATTGCAATTGATGAGCACTTTTCACATGTTACCTTAGGATGGTTAATTTCTTAGATGATCCAAATATCATTTTCAGATAGCGGAAAACCAGATTGTGTAATGATATTCACATAACTTTACTTTCCAATCAGCTGGTGAGTAGAGGTTAACCATCAAATTGGCTAGAGAACAtaggttaaaataaaaaaaagttgatgagTCATTTTCATTAGACAAGAGGATACGACATTGCATTATAACCATTTGAGTGAGAATAGGAAAATGATGGAGGGAGTGAGAACTGGGAGGGAAAAAGCAGCAACAATACTTGCTTTATAGTATTTGGTATGGGACGGCGTGATAGTAACTAATAAAGCTATAACAAAATCTTCTTTATAGTCAAAATACAAAACCAAAGCACATACACACAAAAGGAAAAGGAATAAGATCTTATGCCTTTAATCATTCCTCTAACtagacttttttgtttttgttttagtctGACCAAATAGaacatataacaaaaaaaagtagtgGTTAACATTAATCCAAGATTGATAAGGCACTCCTTGCTGCCAGGTTCCCTGTTATATGTCTAAatgttttcttaatattctgATCATTTTCATTGAGCCCATTTGCGGTTCCAAATTGTCCTATTGTCAAATTTATATCAAGATGATAAATTTTTCCCATTCCAAAAAGTACAATATCATTGAGAAATGATTGTAAAATAAGGATTTTCAATTCTATGAATACAACTTAGTTAGTAACACGTTGAATTTGTGAGAAATAACTTGAGTTTAATTCTCACATAATACATtcttaaaaaatgatgattaattttaagTGTGATTAAATCCTGAACTAAATAATTACAGTTgattgtaattataaaaaaaaatattttcggcaagaaaaagaaaatgtaggTTAAGCACCCACTAATTTTGTAAACAAGAAAAGGTTAATGGTATTTAAACTtttcatcaacaattttttatttacttaggTAGTTAAAACTACCTAACTGTTTCCTATGACTCCTAAACTGAATAAACCAAGTGGAACTAGTTACTTTTTAATTGATAtacttaaattatttacttttagttttACATGTACACACGTGCCATCCGCCGCTACCTAAAAGGCTAAATATGAAGAGAATTTGTAAGTTGAACCACTGAAATAAAATCACATTCCCTCTCCCTACCCCCACCGAATTCTAGTCCTTGTGGACATACTgcctatttttgttttgttacaaAGCCGAATGCACTTACTATTTGCCCTTTGTGCTTTTCAAATTTTGGCTCTTTCTGTCCTTTTTTCAACTCCCATGTCCCATGAAGTAAAGTTAAGGCaagaataaaaggaaagtaGTAGGCACAACGATAGTACTGCGATATTATTCCTAACTTGAAGATCCAAGACAGATAATATTCTCCCTCCCTCTTCTCATTGCAACAAATGGAATATGAATGTAGCCCTCTTGGCTGGGAATTCTACCACCAGGAAGAGGTGTGGTGACATTAATTGTCTACTTTGCTAAGTTACTtaaatctcttttcttttcagttgtttttttaaacttatttagtATAATTGTATCATTGTTGAACTAGCAGGGATTAGAGGACTTGAGACATTCTCTTTTGTACACAACCTTGGAGCTAGATGCAACAATTGCATCAGCTAAGGAGGAGATTACAAGAAGAGAATGTGAATTGATCCATGTGAATGACCTCTTAAGCAGGGTCATCAAGGAGAGAGATGAGGCACAAGCAAAATGCCAGAAGCTAATGCTGGAAAAACTAGAACTCCAACAGAAGCAACAGCTAGAACAACACCAATTTGTTCAAACACATCAAAGAGATACCATATCACAAAGTGAAGAAGAGCAGCAAGAAGGCTTCTCTGAAAAGCATTCTGCATCTTCTGACTGTGAAGAAAACAGCAGCATGCCCTCTCCTGGTGGAAGTTCAACCCCACATCAATCAACACCACTGCAGGTGGTAATGGAGTTGGCAGAAAAGAAACCATTGCCTGAAAAAGGGAAACTCTTAAAGGCAGTGGTGGAAGCTGGACCACTGCTTCAGACACTTCTCTTAGCAGGACCACTCCCACAGTGGCAACACCCTCCTCCACAACTCAACTCCATTGAGATCCCCCCAGTGGCCATTTCACCCCAACAAGACTCTTCTTCTACCAAAAGTGCTTCTTTCCCTTTCAATAAGAAGAAGAGGGACCTTCTTGTCCTCTCAAGGAGTAGAAAGGTCATTCAGCACATGCCAACAACACCTACCACTACCATTGCTGCTGCTTCACATCATTCCCTACCACACCCATCATTTTCATAATGTTTCTTCTGCATAGCAAAATCACAGAGAACCAGGTGGCACCACTATGCATCACCTCAACTTTGTACTCTTATCAACAAACTCTGACTTACTTTTCTatgctagaaaaaaaaaaaaaaagacttgatTTTTAGCGTTTAATGTTTTCTTTCCCCGatcttatctttttgttatGTATATATAAGGTCCAATTGGGGGTTAAATTCTCAGAAAAGATTGATGGGAATTAAGTAGCCTCGTTCAAGTTAGTTATGACACAATTTTGTACTTTGGTAGATATTAGAGGGGGTGATATAATGTAGCCTAGCTTCAAACGgcttagttttaattaaaaggcTACTGTTGTGCtcgtattaattatttttcttaagttgTTGCTTTCTTTGCTTAGTATAATAATGATACTACTTTAGTATGAGCGACCAGCAAGAGCAATCATGTATCTTCCAAGAATTTTTCTTTCCCATGAAGCACACTTCATTCAATGTTAGTGTCTGCCATTAAAAGAGCACCTAATTAGACTCCCCATGATGAAGAATGCATGTTTGCCAGACCCGgctaaataactaaaaaataaataaactgcacactactttttaaaaaaaaataattacaattcaGTAATGTGACTACTAAACATTCTATAAACCTAGTTACTTAAATTGGGActtctgatttttttaaaactagtaTTTCTTATTCAAgtctaacaaatttaaaatcatgaaaTCACGTACccaattctttttttgttttattaaactCAAGTTAAATTATTgttgctaaaaaaataaatactttttggtTTAGTGTcttcttctaagttttatttgtttctataaaatgtttttgttaAATCAAGTTGGTCATTTCATCAATTTACTCTACTAACTTGACCAACTTGGTCATATTGACAAACTTTAAGAAATGTTTTGATCGAATGAGTATTTGTCATGTCATCAAAATTACGTTGCTACTTACTAATATCATAAATCCGCCACTAATTTAATGTCGAATGTAGTAAAATTACACATCTGATTTCGCATGGACATGCTAAGAATCATTCATGACCATGTGTTGCGTGTCTCATAACCAGTACTAAACAAAATTAGTCAATCAAAATCACAGAAATTAACAAGAGGTTTTGGAACGATGATTTCAAAGTAGCAAATGCTAATAAGTATTTTATAATACTgattaaggaaataaaaataaaaatatttaatgaaaaggtattcattatattaaaaatataaaagaatattttataagATGTACTAAATatactgtaaaaaaaatgtgattaagaCATTTCAGTAGCGGGtcacttttaaaatatcatGGTTTGCACATGCAATGAGGACAAGATCTATTTAATCGGCCCCGCTTAATCTGCAGAACATGCAATTAATATGGAATCCCACATAGCTTCATAACCTCATTGCTTTTGCAACCAACTTGTCATGTACGATGGCACATTTTTTTGTGACTAGTAGTATATGCGTGTGGGGTAAGTGCCCTCATGTGTATAATAACTTATGCTACATGTTATATCTAGAACTATAATTTATATAGAAATTTATCTTTATTAGTTAAgttgtataataataaaataaattaaatttactttATATTGGTAAGATATTCATGCATATAATATGgctattatttttctatatatagtAGAATAgcgagtttttttattttatttaatttgatatacaatgtttagtgatttttttttttgtattgatgGGGCTATTGGTTAGATGACcacagaaatttaaattcagttATTGACTATACGTCATATAAATCCATTTTAGATATTagaagttatatttttatttttaaaattaaatatggtaAAGGTCAAAAGTAAAACTGTAAAAGAATTGATGACTTTTTAAGGAGGAAGCTagtgataaaaataaacatacacTATACATTTTCAATATCTTTGTCATTTGAAAAGTCTAATTCTAAGATTCTGAGAatgacattaaataattttattctagttcagtatataacatttttttgtcaGTTCAATATATAACATAACTAAGGAAAGAGCAACcgtaaaattattatatgaatgtACATTGGTTGGCTTAGAAAAACTACATAAAATACCACAATATCATATGTAATCAGATTAAGatttcaaaaaaaagaaaaagaaagaaagaccaagtATAAGGTCTATAAATCAGAAGGGGTGGTACCTAGTTGACCAAGCAAATCTTTGACAGGTAAATTTCGATGAACAGGGTTGACATTGAGATAGAAATCATTAACTTGTAGATTAGAAAAATGGAAGAGATTGAAATCGTGGCAGGCTGGTTTTCCTCTAAATGATAAATACTATTTCATGGTGGTATAAGCACTTGGATTTACATGTGTCGGTAGATGCAAACTATAGACAAAAACCTGTGTGCCCTTAAGTCATAGCCTAAAGTTGTAGCTCCAATAATTCAAGCTTAATCTCCAATAAGATCAAATCACCGCTGTTCCCCGAACAACATTCAATACCAGTTGTATAGCCAAAAATAGGGTCTAGTCCATGCAATTTCCTCCAAGTacgttttcctttccttttttctttttttaacgtGAAAGGGGCAAATTATGACTTTTTTTAGCAACACTTTCTTAACCCCTCCATTTTTTATGACTTCTTTAGGGTATGCATGTTCCAACGAGCCCAATTGAAGGGGCAATACGCTGACTTTGATTTAAGAGTAAATTACATGTTATCTTgttatagttttatattttgtggACGTACTTTTTTATTACTGAACTCTCTTAAAATTTAGGTTGACAAATgttacattttattaattttttccaaCATTTCATTGATTGAAAATGTCCAAGGACACTTGCACAAGTAGGGTAGCAACAATGCACACAAAAACATCAAATCCACACAAGCACACtcaaaacaaacacattttaaaCTAACAAAATAGTAATTCTAAACCTACAAAAAGTAAAACATAAATCTTCCTTTAAAAGAGAACTTACTAGAAATGTGGACTTTTCTTCCCTTTTATCCCTTTTACTATTCCTTTAATAGACGATCCAATGCATCTCTACTGGtatgaaggttttttttttatataaaatctcTACTAGTGTGAAGTATGAACACTGTCAAATAGGCTCTCACAAGTCCccttgaaaagaaaattgtgattataacatttttttttacttaaaaatggGCTTAAATCATCCCTCTGCAAAATTTCAAAAGGGTTATATATGTagattctaatatttttatacaaaatttaacaactaatatttatcaataaaaaaatctaataattttatataaaaaaatgctaatTTTCTTTAACCGTTCCTTctcgattttattttttttactttaaaaagttaatatttcTGTACtcagaagaaaaagaagcatgGTCCAGTGTTTTCACGTTTCAAAAAATGTGCGTGTACGAAAGAGAGAGGACCACAATTTGATCCAATGGACTCACATagcccacacacacacatactaaGGATGTGGCCTACTGTACAATGTGTGTTTCTAAACCTTGCAATGATGAGCCCATGCTAAAGGACGTTGATGATCATGAACACACATTGTTCATGCTGATAAGGAGAAAAGGCTTGATATTATTGGAGAAATTTccaatttatgttatttcatgGACGCCCCACAAGGAGaagagttttcttttttttttaccatttggaagtaattttttatcaaatgggAACACTTCTCGAATTAATTCTCAGAAAATAATTACGATATTGTAATCAGAAGTAATCATTTCAATTGTTTTAGAAGATGTGACTTTACAATTAAGACTTACTAGTTATGTTTAAAAAACAACTATTTTTggtgaattaattcaaaaatgtTTGAATgtgataatttgaataaaattttaccctcaaataataataaaaagccCAAGGAGAAGCCTAAAAAGGCCACAGAAAAATGATGGGAGAGAAGCTGAGCGTGAaatgcaaaaaagaagagaagaaagtgacaaaatCCCAGTAAAGCGTGACAGTGCCAGCTCCCTACCTCAACCCCAAAGTCTTGTGCTTTTCACATCCCCATTTTCCCCATTCCCCTTTCTGCTTCCTCTTTCTTTCGCCAAATGGGTCATCATCTCCTTCTCCCATAACACAATCTTCTTcaccttttctttcttcttcgctTCCCTTCGGTGGGGTTTCAAGTTTCACCATAGGAATAGGATGTTTTCTAGGTTGATTCATCCCCATGAAGGCCAGGAAGACATGCAGGGTGGTTCCAACCACGCTCACCTCGGAGACCCTTGTCTTGTTCTCACCTCTGATCCCAAACCTCGTCTTCGTTGGACCGCTGACCTTCACGAACGCTTTGTTGATGCTGTCACTCAACTTGGGGGTGCCAGTAGTAAGTCATTTTTGTGCCCTTTCATCTAATTTCATTCATGTTTTCTTGCTCTGCTGTAGTACTAATTGTGATGGACACGGACCCCATTCtgtgaaatttatatataaccATTCGTTTATGCTTTGTTAGCTTAATATGATACGAGATTGTTTCTATGCTGTTGGGATTCGTGCAGAGGTTTTAGTTGTTGTTCTCTACAAAGGCCATAAATTATGGAAGCAGGGAAAGGAGGGGCCTTTCCGTTCTTGTCTCAATTCTGAACTATAGTGAAATGTGTTGGGAAATGCAGCTTTGGCTGAATtagttggggggggggggggggggggggggggggttctcCAAATAATTTGTGTaagcatgcattgatttgtggCCTGAAAGGAAAATATTCTGTAATTACTACTAATTTGTGACTGTGTATGATCAGTGTGCTTTAAATTGCGGCGCAATTAAGCGCTCAATATTAATGAAAGCTGTCTGTAACTACTCAACATTAATCCATTACAAAGCAAGccctaattttttattcatttcttaACAAGATGAAATTCGTCGATTATTTTTTAGTCATTAGAGTATTAAACTTATTATGAGGCTCTTCTGATTGTGTCTTCATTTTCATGATTGCCTGATGATTTGCCTCATTCTGGTAGTTTGTCGTCATACTAATTCTGTATATATTTAGTTTTGCAGTATATGCATGTTTTCATTCACTGATGTTATGATGCTTTTGGTAATGTAATTTTCTTCTGAGAAGAAAGTTGACTTTATTAAGGATCGGAAAACATTAGTTAGCATTTACATAGCATAATGCCTTGACCCAGGATAGAGTGCAGGAGAAAGCCTTCAGTAATTGGCACCTCAACCTTAGTTCTGTTGTTGGAGAAGAAAAAGTTCTTCATGTGTGTATGCCTTTAGAATTTTCTAAAGATCATGGGGATTTAGTCGTGTCATTATTCTTGATTCATTTTCTTGTGTTTAAGATTGGCTTTTGACTTAGATTGTGATTTAAAAGCTGGTAATTGGTATAAACTTCAATGCATGTCGCAGCAGTTTGAAGGCATTCAAAATAACATTGGAAAAGTAGAAAAGACAAAAGTTAGAAATTGAAtgacatttaatattttctcacTTTATAGTGGGGTTATTTGTGATTTGTGAATATTTTCTAGGAAATTCCTATAAAAATGAGTAATATTATTATGTTAGCAATATCTACCTTTGCCTCTACCTCTAATTTTTGGGCCATCCTCCATCTTATCAACTCTTCTGCTGGGAGCTTCCGTTGGTCTTCTTCTAACAGTTATATCATTAAACTTATTATTTGCAGAAGCCACTCCAAAAGCGATAATGAGGACCATGAATGTCAAGGGTTTGACGCTCTATCATTTGAAGAGTCATCTTCAGGTTCATTTGCATATTATTTggtcaattatatatttttttgggtgaAATTGATACTTTATGATAATATTCTGTTTTATACCAATCTTTGATGCATTACAGAAGTACAGGCTTGGTAAGCAATCAGGAAAAGATTCTGATGAGGGACTCAAAGATGGTAGGTTTGTCTCTCTACTTTTGAGCATCAATGCCCTTTTCAATTGGTTGGTTACTTGTTTATCTCTGTTCCCTTGCTCAGAGAAAGGTTGACTCTGGAATTTCCATCTGTATAAAACAGGGCCAAAATCATACACTAGCAATACTGTTTATAATGTTAACCTTTTTGTAATGATCTAAACTTCATCTCACTTGTTGAAAAAACTGTGCAAGGAATGTCAGCTTCATATCTTCAAGAAAGCCCTGGTACTGATAACTCTTCTCCAAAGTTACCAGCTTCTGATGCTAACGAGTAAGAATTCCATGGTTTCTTGAGAATCAATTTATTCCTGCCTGGATGTCTGAGTGATTGTTGATAAACAAATTGAGAGTTGCGATGTCATGTATAGGGGTCATGAAGTCAAGGAGGCATTAAGAGCTCAGATGGAAGTGCAAAGTAAACTACACTTACTAGTGGAGGTAAATTTCCTTTTCACAATATAAGGTGCTTTATTGTTTTGATATAACATTTAAGACCATTTTGGTTGCTATTGGAGGTAGAATAGGTGCATAGTTGCATGATGATGATTCGTTACTCTTTTTTCATCTCCCTTATTTCCGTAGGTAGATATCATCAACTAATTAATAACTGAAAATGTGTAATTTACTgttttattaaagaaattatCTCTATATCTTATAAATGTACCCTAACACTTactatttttaagaattatggTATTGCAGGCAGAGAAACACTTGCAGATTCGCCAGGATGCAGAGCGGAGATACATGGGCATGCTTGAGCGAGCGTGTAAGATGTTGGCAGATCAATTTATTGGGGATGTAATTATCGACAGGGATGGCCAAAAATTTCAAGGACTGGAAAACAAAACATCAAGAAGTCCCCTAGTTGATCATGGAGGCTTTTTTCCCGCAGCGTGTACTGAGGTGGGTGGAATGCATGTTTCAGAAGTACCACCCATTCTCCAGCCTCAAGGGGCTGAGTGCTCCAGTGAAAGTTGCCTAAAATCACTTGAGAGTCTGGGAGGGTTGACACTAGAAGGATCTCCCGGCGGATCAAAGAAGAGGATGCTGAACTTGGACTCAATGGTAGCACCTTTGATCTGGAGCGAAGCCAACACCAGAACTCAAGGAATCCATTTAGCCCAAGTTAATCCTCCAGGAATGACTAGGTATGGCATGTAGGTAGGATAGGGAAGGCTAGTTCCTCATGAAGAGAGTTGAGGACATTGTGCTTTGTTCCAAGCTTTTAGGATGAAGTACCGAGTTAGATTCTTATCTGTTCTTGCCCATCAAGTTGGTGGGAATCAACTTGTCTCACATCTTTGTGTAAATTGAAAATACCATGTGGCTTAACTTGGACTATCACTACTAAAGGTTGGCGCTGACCATTGACAATcgttgcttctttttttttttttttgctgcttCCTTATTATGTCCGTTTAATGTGGGAATTGAATCCACCCATACCCCCATAATTTAACACCGTCGGCCACTAATCAACTTGTAATATGTATTAAAAGGATtatagtgtaaatttttttatatcttcatctaattataatttattataatttattatatatgataagattgttgatttttatgataattattttaaaagtcatatcttcagtaatttgtgattgaatgaaggtctaaaattattttacaccgTTAGTGATCATTAGGCTCTAATTTAGATgtgtagtattatatataaaactaaagGCTTTGGGCATTTTTTTACAtacatacaaattttttttatcaaaacataCAATTCTCccattatttattaaaacataCACTTTTAATGTTCATGGTGTAGATTCGGATATCtgttttgcatattttttttcaaaacgttattttagaaaaaaaaattaaaaaaatataaataaaagaaattaataaaataagagaagataataaagttaaagaaaattagttaaaaatactcgcgttgaatttttttttctaatttacatatactttcaaattaaatacattgatagtaaacaaaaaaaaaagaaatttaatttacttgATTAGAACTTTCAAGAtgataaaaatatctattttttgaaTGATCTATTAGCATGCAGATTAATGTTTTGGTTGA encodes the following:
- the LOC114370754 gene encoding uncharacterized protein LOC114370754: MEYECSPLGWEFYHQEEGLEDLRHSLLYTTLELDATIASAKEEITRRECELIHVNDLLSRVIKERDEAQAKCQKLMLEKLELQQKQQLEQHQFVQTHQRDTISQSEEEQQEGFSEKHSASSDCEENSSMPSPGGSSTPHQSTPLQVVMELAEKKPLPEKGKLLKAVVEAGPLLQTLLLAGPLPQWQHPPPQLNSIEIPPVAISPQQDSSSTKSASFPFNKKKRDLLVLSRSRKVIQHMPTTPTTTIAAASHHSLPHPSFS
- the LOC114372539 gene encoding protein PHR1-LIKE 2-like isoform X1 — encoded protein: MQKRREESDKIPVKRDSASSLPQPQSLVLFTSPFSPFPFLLPLSFAKWVIISFSHNTIFFTFSFFFASLRWGFKFHHRNRMFSRLIHPHEGQEDMQGGSNHAHLGDPCLVLTSDPKPRLRWTADLHERFVDAVTQLGGASKATPKAIMRTMNVKGLTLYHLKSHLQKYRLGKQSGKDSDEGLKDGMSASYLQESPGTDNSSPKLPASDANEGHEVKEALRAQMEVQSKLHLLVEAEKHLQIRQDAERRYMGMLERACKMLADQFIGDVIIDRDGQKFQGLENKTSRSPLVDHGGFFPAACTEVGGMHVSEVPPILQPQGAECSSESCLKSLESLGGLTLEGSPGGSKKRMLNLDSMVAPLIWSEANTRTQGIHLAQVNPPGMTRYGM
- the LOC114372539 gene encoding protein PHR1-LIKE 2-like isoform X2, whose product is MQKRREESDKIPVKRDSASSLPQPQSLVLFTSPFSPFPFLLPLSFAKWVIISFSHNTIFFTFSFFFASLRWGFKFHHRNRMFSRLIHPHEGQEDMQGGSNHAHLGDPCLVLTSDPKPRLRWTADLHERFVDAVTQLGGASKATPKAIMRTMNVKGLTLYHLKSHLQKYRLGKQSGKDSDEGLKDASYLQESPGTDNSSPKLPASDANEGHEVKEALRAQMEVQSKLHLLVEAEKHLQIRQDAERRYMGMLERACKMLADQFIGDVIIDRDGQKFQGLENKTSRSPLVDHGGFFPAACTEVGGMHVSEVPPILQPQGAECSSESCLKSLESLGGLTLEGSPGGSKKRMLNLDSMVAPLIWSEANTRTQGIHLAQVNPPGMTRYGM